Proteins encoded by one window of Blautia faecicola:
- a CDS encoding DUF58 domain-containing protein, with protein MVIIVIVIGALVMNYALVKIYGHLWGKNLDAQVEFQKEPSLEGRDAMLTETIYNRKWLFLPVLQVGFQMHRNLWFADGENTSVSDQCYKRDIFSVGGYQKITRTIPFHCSKRGYYELSQVELVTRSPLMNKKFYKTLESPDHFYVYPRMVDDTKLEIPFQKIMGSVLSHKNLYEDPFEFRGIREYQPTDPMHKINWKVSARTDQWMVNLYDSTSAQEVMILLDVEDETIWKFDEIHEEGIRLAAALASRLLQQGVPVGIRTNGRDLKSDECFSLNGGTGPQQVRSLYEGLTRLDLTKKAEHMEVILDRLREEKENGNRTYVMISKNQRESCYEGFDSLLQDGGTGAWIATLYDDMEWKLPENRKVTMIRWEVAK; from the coding sequence ATGGTTATTATAGTGATCGTAATTGGCGCTTTGGTGATGAACTATGCGCTGGTGAAAATCTACGGGCATCTGTGGGGAAAGAACCTGGATGCCCAGGTAGAATTTCAGAAAGAGCCGTCTCTGGAAGGCCGGGATGCCATGCTGACGGAAACCATCTATAATCGGAAATGGTTATTTCTTCCGGTCTTGCAGGTTGGATTTCAGATGCATCGAAATCTATGGTTTGCAGACGGGGAAAATACCAGTGTTTCGGATCAGTGTTATAAAAGAGATATCTTTTCTGTCGGCGGATATCAGAAAATCACGAGAACCATTCCGTTTCACTGTTCCAAGCGTGGGTATTATGAGCTGTCTCAGGTAGAATTGGTAACCAGAAGTCCGTTGATGAACAAAAAGTTCTATAAGACGCTGGAGTCACCGGATCATTTTTATGTCTATCCGCGTATGGTAGATGATACAAAGCTGGAGATTCCGTTCCAGAAGATCATGGGAAGTGTGTTGTCACACAAGAACCTCTATGAAGATCCCTTTGAATTCCGGGGCATCCGGGAATATCAGCCTACAGATCCCATGCATAAGATCAACTGGAAGGTATCAGCCAGAACAGATCAGTGGATGGTCAATCTGTACGATTCCACATCGGCTCAGGAAGTGATGATCTTGCTGGACGTGGAAGATGAGACCATCTGGAAATTCGATGAGATTCATGAGGAAGGAATCCGCCTGGCGGCTGCTCTGGCTTCCCGGCTTTTGCAACAGGGGGTCCCGGTGGGAATCCGTACTAATGGGCGGGATCTGAAAAGTGACGAATGTTTCAGTCTGAACGGAGGAACAGGTCCGCAGCAGGTGCGCTCTCTGTATGAGGGTCTGACAAGACTGGATCTTACAAAAAAGGCAGAACATATGGAAGTGATCCTGGATCGTCTGAGGGAAGAAAAAGAGAATGGAAACCGGACGTATGTGATGATCTCCAAGAATCAGAGAGAAAGTTGTTATGAGGGATTTGACAGCCTTTTGCAGGACGGTGGAACGGGAGCATGGATCGCAACGTTATACGATGATATGGAGTGGAAATTACCGGAAAACCGGAAGGTGACTATGATCCGGTGGGAGGTGGCGAAATGA
- a CDS encoding DUF4129 domain-containing protein, translating into MKKLKMTKREAAITFLGLCHGYLVLFAIYACAVVTSGHGNEPFIQVGLLLLPVNAILFAAVRWAGHFWQYGLIAALAVVGSVMAAGSGVRGIWMGILGVLAAISYFYARAARNTCWLESPVYPWIGIDVILYFLGGHFASDMAVRIAPILAAVYFLICNFHTNLEEVDTFLKNHATMERLPVRRLARINQGMMWIVSGLTAAAMIVAPYLGLDQLIRQLGNALKTVIRWLLLLIPNSPVEEETMATEQAQQAMPAVGNQAPWFLELFYKLLDLIGWMIGIGLVLACVFLVIRALYRLYLRFNEKTEENGDTIERLMPAPAAEKKKGLEHKKKEHLFWDRSTDGRIRKHYRKKVLEKLKESPDEAWTPTQTAREMELEPGEAETFARIYEKARYGKDDCSREEMERMLKIR; encoded by the coding sequence ATGAAAAAGTTAAAAATGACGAAAAGAGAAGCTGCCATTACTTTCCTGGGACTGTGTCACGGTTACCTGGTTTTATTTGCCATCTATGCCTGTGCGGTGGTAACTTCCGGCCACGGAAATGAACCATTTATCCAGGTGGGACTGTTACTGCTTCCGGTGAATGCGATTTTGTTTGCGGCTGTAAGATGGGCCGGACATTTCTGGCAGTATGGGTTGATCGCTGCGCTGGCAGTTGTGGGTTCTGTTATGGCGGCAGGAAGCGGGGTACGCGGAATCTGGATGGGGATTCTGGGAGTTCTGGCTGCTATTTCTTATTTTTATGCCAGAGCGGCCAGAAACACCTGCTGGCTGGAATCGCCGGTATATCCGTGGATCGGGATCGATGTGATTTTGTATTTTCTTGGCGGTCATTTTGCATCCGATATGGCAGTACGGATCGCACCGATACTGGCGGCTGTATATTTTCTGATCTGCAATTTCCATACGAATCTGGAAGAAGTGGATACCTTTTTGAAAAATCATGCAACAATGGAGCGTCTGCCGGTGCGACGGCTGGCCAGAATCAATCAGGGTATGATGTGGATCGTATCGGGACTGACGGCGGCTGCGATGATCGTCGCGCCCTATCTTGGCTTAGATCAGCTGATACGGCAGCTGGGAAATGCTTTGAAGACGGTGATTCGCTGGCTGTTGCTTCTGATTCCCAACTCCCCTGTGGAAGAGGAGACCATGGCGACCGAACAGGCGCAACAGGCGATGCCGGCTGTCGGCAATCAGGCACCTTGGTTTCTGGAACTGTTCTATAAGCTGCTGGATCTCATTGGCTGGATGATCGGTATCGGACTGGTGCTTGCGTGTGTATTTCTGGTGATCCGGGCATTATACCGGCTGTACCTGCGGTTTAATGAAAAAACGGAAGAAAACGGGGATACCATCGAACGCCTGATGCCTGCTCCGGCGGCAGAAAAGAAGAAGGGGCTGGAACATAAAAAGAAAGAGCATCTGTTCTGGGATCGTTCCACAGATGGAAGGATTCGGAAACATTATCGAAAAAAAGTGCTGGAAAAACTGAAAGAATCGCCGGATGAAGCCTGGACTCCCACACAGACTGCCAGAGAAATGGAACTGGAGCCGGGGGAGGCAGAAACCTTTGCACGGATTTATGAGAAGGCAAGATACGGAAAAGATGATTGCAGCAGGGAAGAGATGGAGAGGATGCTTAAGATTCGGTAG
- a CDS encoding helix-turn-helix transcriptional regulator: MANAYDMTGPVEILQLRHSPDKENNFFTLFENNISGVYYASFSPLEEVSDLIPPDHTSLQSMTYLHSHEYYEFMFLIDGEIYQNIEHFRHYYPAGGCCLVDPHVLHAEEYATACRVLFFKISQSFMQQILAFPRYFPSENNTAYHRLLDYIQSERHFTDFIPANGYEWIQHHIHNIFERMICELSAPSDNISLKLACYASQLMMELFDPVKFSNTPLTSEHQRNQNLFNRIRNYMLTSDRKITRADLEAYFNYSGDTLYKTIKNFTGLSIHDYSSYICMKKAADLLISSDENINDIAESVGFRNFTQFYREFKKFYHVTPREYRLAYASYRQKDS; encoded by the coding sequence ATGGCGAATGCCTACGATATGACCGGACCGGTCGAGATCTTACAGCTGCGTCACTCTCCGGATAAAGAAAACAACTTTTTCACACTTTTTGAAAATAATATCTCCGGTGTCTATTATGCCTCTTTTTCTCCTCTGGAAGAAGTCAGCGATCTGATACCGCCCGATCACACCAGCCTGCAATCTATGACCTATCTCCATTCTCATGAATATTATGAATTTATGTTTCTCATAGATGGGGAAATCTATCAGAACATTGAACATTTCAGGCATTATTATCCGGCGGGAGGTTGCTGCCTGGTAGACCCTCACGTTCTCCACGCAGAAGAATACGCAACAGCATGCAGAGTTTTATTTTTCAAGATCAGCCAGTCTTTTATGCAGCAGATCCTGGCTTTTCCCCGTTACTTTCCTTCTGAAAATAATACCGCTTATCATCGTCTCCTGGACTATATACAGTCGGAACGTCATTTTACTGATTTTATACCGGCTAACGGATATGAATGGATCCAGCATCATATTCATAATATTTTCGAGCGTATGATCTGTGAATTATCCGCACCATCTGACAACATTTCCCTAAAGCTTGCCTGCTATGCCAGTCAGCTTATGATGGAACTTTTTGACCCGGTAAAGTTCAGCAACACGCCGCTTACATCCGAACATCAGAGAAACCAGAATTTATTTAACCGGATCCGCAATTACATGCTCACTTCTGACCGGAAAATCACACGCGCAGACCTGGAAGCGTATTTTAATTATTCCGGAGATACGCTCTACAAAACCATCAAAAACTTTACCGGGCTGAGTATCCATGATTACAGTTCTTACATCTGTATGAAAAAAGCAGCCGATCTGCTGATTTCCAGTGATGAAAATATCAATGATATCGCAGAATCGGTGGGATTCCGTAACTTTACACAGTTCTACCGGGAATTCAAAAAATTTTATCATGTAACACCAAGGGAATATCGACTGGCCTATGCAAGTTATCGGCAGAAAGATTCATGA